Genomic segment of Pseudomonas iranensis:
TTGGCGGTGTGACAGGCCACGCAGTCACCGGCGCGGGCGAGGTATTCACCTTGCTTGATCAGATTTTGATCAACGTCGGCCGCATAAATTGCAGTGCTGCCGAGCAGGGCGAGGGTGGCGATAACGAAAGTTTTCATGGTCATCGCTCCTTAAGCCTGCACCAGCGGGCCGGGGTTTTTCAGGTACTGCTCGCGGATCGCTTTCGCCGACCAGTAGGTCAACGCCGCGACCAGTCCGGTCGGGTTGTAGCCCAGGCCCTGCGGGAACGCCGAGGCGCCCGGGACGAACACGTTGTGCACGTCCCAGCTCTGCAAATAGCGGTTCAGCGCGCTGGTCTTCGGATCGGTGCCCATGATCGCGCCACCGTTGAGGTGGGTGGTCTGGTACGAGGCGGTGTTGAAGTGGTCGCCGACTTGCTTGCCGATCACCGCGATGGCTTTAGGGCCCATCGCTTCGGCGATCTTGCCCATTTTTTCGACCATGAAGCGGTTCATCTTGATGTCGTTTTCCTGCCAGTCGAAAGTCATGCGCAGCAGCGGCAGACCGTAAGCGTCGCGGTACACCGGATCGAGATCAAGGTAGTTGCCACGGTAGGACTGATGCGCGCCGTGGGCGTCCATCGACACCTGGTGGGTGTAGTAATCGGCAGTGGCGCGTTTCCACGCGCTGCCCCAGGCCGGAGTGCCCGGCGGGTTGGAAGTACCGGCAATCGGGCGGCTGCCAGCCTGATTGACCCACATCGGCGAGCCACCGACGAAGCCGTGTGGGCCGTGGTCGAAGTTGTCGGCGTTGAAATCGTCCACCGCCACGCCGTTGCCGCCGGCGCCGATGAAGTTGTTGGTGTGGGTGTCCTTGTCGAAAAACGCCTTGATGGTGGCCATGTTCTGGTAGGCGAAGTTACGCCCGACCACGCCTTCGCCGCTGATCGGATCGTACGGTTTGCCGATCCCGGACAGCAGCATCAGCCGCACGTTGTGCAACTGGAAGGCGCCGAGGATCACCAGATCCGCCGGCTGCTCGATCTCGCGGCCCTGGCCGTCGATGTAGGTGACGCCGGTGGCTTTGGACTTGCTGCTGTCGAGGTTGACCCGCAGCACATGGGAGTTGGGCCGCAGTTCGAAGTTCGGCAGGGGCTTGAGCGCCGGCAGAATGTTCACGTTCGGCGAAGCCTTGGAATACATGTAGCAGACGTAGCCGCTGCAGAATCCGCAAAAGTTGCACGGCCCCATCTGTGCGCCGTAGGGATTGGTGTACGGCCCAGAGGTATTTGCCGAAGGCAGGTTGTAGGGTTTGTAACCCACCTCTGTAGCCGCTTTGCCGAACAGCTGTGCGGATACGGTGTTTTTCTGCGCTTCAAGCGGAAACGGATTGGAGCGATCCGGCGCGTAGGGGTTGCCGCCCTTGCCCTGACCGACCAGTTGACCTTTCACGGTCCAGGCCTGGCCGGAGGTGCCGAAGACTTTTTCCGCGAAGTCGAAAAACGGTTCCAGCTCTTCATAGCTGACGCCGAAATCCTGGATGGTCATGTACTTGGGGATGAAGCTTTTGCCGTAGCGTTCTTCATAGTGGCTGCGCATGCGCAACTCGATCGGGTCGACGCGAAAGTGCACGCCCGACCAGTGCAGACCGGCGCCGCCGACGCCATTCCCCGGCAGAAACGCGCCCAACTGGCGGTTGGGCAGGGCGATATCATTGACGCTGTGGCGAATGGTCACCGTCTCTTTGGAGATGTCCTGAAAGAGCTTTTTCCGCACGCTGTAGGTGAGTTCA
This window contains:
- a CDS encoding GMC family oxidoreductase, yielding MATVMKKVDAVIVGFGWTGAIMAKELTEAGLNVLALERGPMQDTYPDGNYPQVIDELTYSVRKKLFQDISKETVTIRHSVNDIALPNRQLGAFLPGNGVGGAGLHWSGVHFRVDPIELRMRSHYEERYGKSFIPKYMTIQDFGVSYEELEPFFDFAEKVFGTSGQAWTVKGQLVGQGKGGNPYAPDRSNPFPLEAQKNTVSAQLFGKAATEVGYKPYNLPSANTSGPYTNPYGAQMGPCNFCGFCSGYVCYMYSKASPNVNILPALKPLPNFELRPNSHVLRVNLDSSKSKATGVTYIDGQGREIEQPADLVILGAFQLHNVRLMLLSGIGKPYDPISGEGVVGRNFAYQNMATIKAFFDKDTHTNNFIGAGGNGVAVDDFNADNFDHGPHGFVGGSPMWVNQAGSRPIAGTSNPPGTPAWGSAWKRATADYYTHQVSMDAHGAHQSYRGNYLDLDPVYRDAYGLPLLRMTFDWQENDIKMNRFMVEKMGKIAEAMGPKAIAVIGKQVGDHFNTASYQTTHLNGGAIMGTDPKTSALNRYLQSWDVHNVFVPGASAFPQGLGYNPTGLVAALTYWSAKAIREQYLKNPGPLVQA